From a region of the Deinococcus aestuarii genome:
- a CDS encoding roadblock/LC7 domain-containing protein, translating into MTATLSKQELLTSTLTSLRGAMPELRGALVATVDGLPIAQAMGEGTDANRVAAMAATALGLGKRINDTLGSGQLTDMSVGGAQGQVYIYAAGNKGVLAVVAPTGVNLGLLHMEARDAAQSVASIL; encoded by the coding sequence ATGACCGCGACCCTCAGCAAGCAAGAACTCCTCACCTCGACCCTCACGAGCCTGCGCGGCGCCATGCCCGAGTTGCGCGGCGCGCTGGTCGCCACCGTGGACGGCCTGCCCATCGCCCAGGCGATGGGGGAAGGCACCGACGCCAACCGCGTCGCGGCGATGGCCGCCACCGCGCTGGGGCTGGGCAAGCGCATCAACGACACCCTGGGCTCGGGTCAGCTCACCGACATGAGCGTGGGCGGGGCCCAAGGCCAGGTGTACATCTACGCCGCCGGGAACAAGGGCGTGCTCGCCGTCGTGGCGCCGACCGGCGTCAACCTGGGCCTGCTGCACATGGAAGCCCGCGACGCTGCCCAGAGTGTCGCCAGCATTCTCTGA